The following proteins are encoded in a genomic region of Micromonospora olivasterospora:
- a CDS encoding DUF6603 domain-containing protein: MDADVRLDLGRVALTADPGAGAPPALQVRLRLSRPDGWLLGGPGDGRPLDARVRALSVRATVTGTGTTVAVLLHDVAVRGEAAAVVDLADPRTPPLLDALVRELDRVARAGGRLARLLDELAALGVVRRAAAGQPAAVLADAVAGLTGDPAAFLAARLPGLVDRAAGLAGLVRDPGATDGSGPWRRRLPNLPVELVLESRPWRLTARTVGDGLRLAHTARLTGATTVPLGDPRPTGWAALRVGGLRVAAEAGRLTLDTSWLDGPVPLLPAPAGLAARLAPLVPRLLVDSALGVLLEQLAGPGVQVRSLSRLLTDPGGWLSDTFAPAPGQPPRAQPLADVLRLAAGPLGLADDPAHTLRLPGGLTVDLEDAGSGADRRLRVRVATAAPVALWHAEGRPATLDVGLRLDVDGTRQVRPAGDLTLHVPLPGDWDAVDVRLGADPSGLALSVAPAALGATVTLLPAVSGMDELVSAAAQRLLPEVLDQLVTGLGARTPRPAVLDDALAALAALGVYEPGAAPHGFAARAGALADLAADLASGDLADVGKHAGPALVTLLRRILGPDRVPAQDPTRPGLVVVRAAGPLGADLALRVDLGADRPTVELRAAGLTAGALTGDVVVGYAHPAVTATLTAGAAVDTGLGILLRGRLTVAAGPAGVGVQLGLLGGDAAGTGEVTVRLAPAVVLPGEAELRRIVEQTAVPLAGTLALRASRPWLDRPLWPGGRTTTQLLTAVGVAQEHPDGLRMAAALPAPLALLRGLLDAVAGVDVPLPGDLALRVVADGGRYGLAVRGDLPVTVGDVAVVLRFALPDGLDPGWGETGRGTGLLLLDLSNPAAPALAPVLRLGGLGLRVASAASGKALVDTGGFRLGAAAGHVRADIPLAGAAALRRPAVLDGALVLEGIGFPMASGAGGNPVAASLLQSGGGSGDPTPVNPPLDLTVARAGSRWQVLFGGRAEARFAIQRSFGPLHIAEIALLYQQAATGPGKIGLAVDGGVAISGLTLNVDDLSLLVPLRTPTDLRTWQLDLAGLSVAFSSPEVSIAGGLRKVVGAGGTIQYDGMLSVDLAGRGLTAVGSYARPKDSLGEYTSLFVFLSVATPLGGPPYLFVLGLGGGAGYNRRLLVPSDPQSVPAFPLVKAIADGGFAGDGGPTAALARMSADIPPARGGFWLAAGVKFSTFGLLNTTAVAYLAVDRAVEVGVLGLMRMALPSAESAIVNVELALAARYSTLDRVLSVRAALTRNSWLLSRDCRLTGGFALVVWMDRSDVLLSIGGYHPAFARPAHYPEVPRVGFNWSVGSGVVVKGQSYFTLTPSTVMVGGRLEASYDRSPVRVWFAAALDVMVTWDPLTYLADVSVSVGARFTIKVCFFACARINVSVSLGARVHLEGPPLRGTVTVDLAIASVTVRFGKAQAQPYLTWSQVVTKYLGNGDAARPATATTVTAGTLPPAPGSRPDGTPSARGRPRPSSPYASTRRCRWPAGR; the protein is encoded by the coding sequence GTGGACGCCGACGTGCGCCTCGACCTCGGCCGGGTGGCCCTGACCGCCGACCCCGGCGCCGGTGCGCCCCCCGCGCTGCAGGTGCGGCTGCGGCTGAGCCGCCCGGACGGCTGGCTGCTCGGCGGCCCCGGCGACGGCCGGCCCCTGGACGCCCGGGTGCGGGCCCTGTCGGTGCGGGCCACCGTCACCGGGACGGGCACGACCGTGGCGGTGCTGCTGCACGACGTCGCCGTCCGCGGCGAGGCCGCCGCCGTGGTCGACCTGGCCGACCCGCGCACCCCGCCGCTGCTCGACGCCCTCGTCCGGGAGCTGGACCGGGTCGCCAGGGCCGGCGGGCGACTCGCGCGGCTGCTCGACGAGCTGGCCGCCCTCGGCGTCGTCCGGCGCGCCGCTGCCGGTCAGCCCGCCGCCGTGCTCGCCGACGCCGTCGCCGGGCTGACCGGCGACCCCGCGGCGTTCCTCGCCGCCCGGCTGCCCGGGCTCGTCGACCGCGCCGCCGGCCTGGCCGGGCTGGTCCGCGACCCCGGCGCGACCGACGGGAGCGGGCCGTGGCGGCGCCGGCTGCCGAACCTGCCCGTCGAGCTGGTGCTGGAGTCGCGGCCCTGGCGGCTGACCGCCCGCACCGTCGGCGACGGGCTGCGGCTGGCCCACACCGCCCGGCTCACCGGCGCGACGACCGTGCCCCTGGGCGACCCGCGGCCGACCGGGTGGGCCGCGCTGCGCGTCGGCGGGCTGCGCGTGGCCGCCGAGGCCGGCCGGCTGACGCTGGACACGTCCTGGCTGGACGGCCCGGTGCCGCTGCTGCCGGCCCCGGCGGGCCTGGCGGCGCGGCTCGCCCCGCTGGTGCCCCGGCTGCTCGTCGACTCCGCCCTCGGGGTGCTGCTGGAACAGCTCGCCGGCCCCGGCGTGCAGGTCCGCAGCCTCAGCCGGCTGCTGACCGACCCCGGCGGCTGGCTGTCCGACACGTTCGCCCCCGCACCGGGCCAGCCGCCCCGGGCCCAGCCGCTGGCCGACGTCCTGCGCCTGGCCGCCGGTCCGCTCGGGCTGGCCGACGACCCGGCGCACACCCTGCGCCTGCCCGGCGGCCTCACCGTCGACCTGGAGGACGCCGGCAGCGGCGCCGACCGGCGGCTGCGGGTACGCGTCGCCACCGCCGCCCCGGTCGCGCTGTGGCACGCCGAAGGGCGTCCGGCCACCCTCGACGTCGGGCTGCGGCTGGACGTGGACGGGACCCGGCAGGTGCGCCCCGCCGGGGACCTCACGCTGCACGTGCCGCTGCCCGGCGACTGGGACGCCGTGGACGTGCGCCTGGGCGCCGACCCGTCCGGCCTGGCCCTGTCGGTGGCCCCGGCCGCGCTGGGCGCCACGGTCACGCTGCTGCCCGCCGTGTCCGGGATGGACGAGCTGGTCAGCGCCGCCGCGCAGCGGCTGCTGCCGGAGGTGCTCGACCAGCTCGTGACCGGCCTCGGCGCGCGTACCCCCCGGCCGGCCGTCCTCGACGACGCGCTGGCGGCCCTCGCGGCCCTCGGGGTGTACGAGCCGGGCGCCGCGCCGCACGGCTTCGCCGCGAGGGCCGGCGCGCTGGCCGACCTCGCCGCGGACCTCGCCTCCGGCGACCTCGCCGACGTGGGCAAGCACGCCGGTCCGGCGCTGGTCACGCTGCTGCGCCGGATCCTCGGCCCGGACCGGGTGCCCGCCCAGGACCCGACCCGGCCCGGGCTGGTGGTGGTCCGCGCCGCCGGGCCGCTCGGCGCCGACCTGGCGCTGCGGGTGGACCTCGGGGCCGACCGGCCGACGGTGGAGCTGCGCGCCGCCGGCCTCACCGCCGGGGCGCTGACCGGCGACGTCGTCGTCGGCTACGCCCACCCCGCCGTCACCGCCACCCTGACCGCCGGCGCGGCCGTCGACACCGGGCTCGGCATCCTGCTGCGCGGACGGCTCACCGTCGCCGCCGGCCCCGCCGGGGTCGGCGTGCAGCTCGGGCTCCTCGGCGGCGACGCCGCCGGCACCGGGGAGGTGACGGTGCGGCTGGCGCCGGCCGTCGTCCTGCCCGGCGAGGCCGAGCTGCGCCGCATCGTCGAGCAGACGGCGGTGCCGCTTGCCGGCACCCTCGCCCTGCGGGCCAGCCGGCCCTGGCTCGACCGGCCGCTGTGGCCCGGCGGACGCACCACGACGCAGCTGCTCACCGCCGTCGGCGTCGCGCAGGAGCACCCGGACGGGCTGCGCATGGCCGCCGCCCTGCCCGCCCCGCTGGCGCTACTGCGCGGGCTGCTCGACGCCGTCGCCGGCGTCGACGTGCCGCTGCCGGGCGACCTGGCCCTGCGGGTGGTCGCCGACGGGGGCCGCTACGGGCTCGCCGTCCGCGGCGACCTGCCGGTGACCGTCGGCGACGTGGCGGTGGTGCTGCGCTTCGCCCTGCCCGACGGGCTCGACCCCGGTTGGGGCGAGACCGGGCGGGGCACCGGGCTGCTGCTGCTGGACCTGAGCAACCCGGCCGCTCCGGCGCTCGCGCCGGTGCTGCGGCTGGGCGGCCTGGGCCTGCGGGTGGCCTCCGCCGCCTCCGGGAAGGCCCTGGTCGACACGGGCGGGTTCCGGCTCGGCGCCGCCGCCGGGCACGTACGCGCCGACATCCCGCTGGCCGGCGCGGCCGCGCTACGCCGCCCGGCGGTGCTCGACGGGGCGCTGGTGCTGGAGGGGATCGGCTTCCCGATGGCCTCCGGAGCCGGCGGCAACCCCGTCGCCGCGTCGCTGCTGCAGAGCGGCGGCGGCAGCGGGGACCCGACCCCGGTCAACCCGCCGCTGGACCTGACCGTCGCCCGCGCCGGCAGCCGCTGGCAGGTGCTCTTCGGCGGCCGCGCGGAGGCCCGCTTCGCCATCCAGCGCAGCTTCGGGCCGCTGCACATCGCCGAGATCGCCCTGCTGTACCAGCAGGCCGCCACGGGACCGGGCAAGATCGGCCTGGCCGTCGACGGCGGGGTGGCCATCTCCGGGCTCACCCTGAACGTCGACGACCTGTCGCTGCTGGTGCCGCTGCGCACCCCGACCGACCTGCGCACCTGGCAGCTCGACCTGGCCGGGCTGTCGGTCGCGTTCAGCTCCCCGGAGGTGTCCATCGCCGGCGGCCTGCGCAAGGTCGTCGGCGCGGGCGGGACGATCCAGTACGACGGCATGCTCTCGGTGGACCTGGCCGGCCGGGGACTGACCGCCGTCGGCTCGTACGCCCGGCCGAAGGACAGCCTCGGCGAGTACACCTCGCTGTTCGTGTTCCTCTCCGTCGCCACGCCGCTGGGCGGGCCGCCGTACCTGTTCGTCCTCGGCCTCGGCGGCGGCGCCGGCTACAACCGGCGGCTGCTGGTGCCCAGCGACCCGCAGTCGGTGCCGGCGTTCCCACTGGTCAAGGCGATCGCCGACGGTGGCTTCGCCGGCGACGGCGGACCGACGGCGGCGCTGGCGCGCATGTCGGCGGACATCCCGCCGGCCCGGGGCGGCTTCTGGCTCGCCGCCGGCGTGAAGTTCTCCACCTTCGGGCTGCTCAACACGACCGCCGTGGCGTACCTGGCGGTGGACCGCGCCGTCGAGGTGGGCGTGCTGGGCCTGATGCGCATGGCGCTGCCCTCGGCCGAGTCGGCGATCGTGAACGTCGAGCTTGCGCTGGCGGCCCGGTACAGCACCCTGGACCGGGTGCTGTCGGTGCGCGCCGCGCTGACCCGCAACTCCTGGCTGCTGAGCCGGGACTGCCGGCTCACCGGCGGGTTCGCCCTCGTGGTGTGGATGGACCGCTCCGATGTGCTGCTGTCCATCGGCGGCTACCACCCGGCCTTCGCCCGCCCGGCCCACTACCCGGAGGTGCCCCGGGTCGGGTTCAACTGGTCCGTCGGCAGCGGCGTGGTGGTCAAGGGCCAGTCGTACTTCACCCTCACCCCGTCGACGGTGATGGTCGGCGGCCGACTCGAGGCGTCGTACGACAGGTCGCCGGTGCGGGTGTGGTTCGCCGCCGCCCTCGACGTGATGGTGACCTGGGACCCGCTGACGTACCTGGCCGACGTGTCGGTCTCCGTCGGCGCCCGGTTCACCATCAAGGTCTGCTTCTTCGCCTGCGCCCGGATCAACGTCAGCGTCTCGCTCGGCGCCCGGGTGCACCTGGAGGGGCCGCCGCTGCGCGGCACCGTCACCGTCGACCTGGCCATCGCCTCGGTGACCGTGCGGTTCGGCAAGGCGCAGGCGCAGCCGTACCTGACGTGGTCGCAGGTCGTCACCAAGTACCTCGGCAACGGCGACGCCGCCCGGCCCGCCACCGCCACGACCGTCACCGCCGGCACCCTGCCGCCCGCGCCCGGGTCGCGGCCCGACGGGACCCCCAGCGCCCGTGGTCGACCGCGCCCGAGTTCGCCGTACGCGTCGACTCGGCGATGCCGCTGGCCGGCTGGTCGCTGA
- a CDS encoding peptidoglycan-binding domain-containing protein, with amino-acid sequence MAVRLAPALRVLRAEIDARWPKRDRTSDGWIGDAAHQARRSDHNPDADGSVNAADFDKDGIDPMLVVRRCIAHPATAYVIYNRTIWSRTRGFQPARYTGANPHDKHVHVSVSHDRALENSTRPWGIGNAEGRRLGSRNLRRGDRGDDVRELQRLADAVGAKLAVDGIFGPRTDAWVRAYQKSRRLTIDGIVGPKTLAALRADTR; translated from the coding sequence GTGGCCGTACGACTCGCCCCCGCCCTGCGGGTGCTCCGGGCGGAGATCGACGCGCGCTGGCCGAAACGGGACCGCACGTCCGACGGGTGGATCGGTGACGCGGCGCACCAAGCCCGCAGGTCCGACCACAACCCGGATGCCGACGGCTCCGTCAACGCGGCCGACTTCGACAAGGACGGCATCGACCCGATGCTGGTGGTCCGGCGCTGCATCGCCCACCCGGCCACCGCGTACGTGATCTACAACCGGACCATCTGGAGCCGTACCCGCGGCTTCCAGCCGGCCCGGTACACCGGCGCGAACCCGCACGACAAGCACGTCCACGTCAGCGTCAGCCACGACAGGGCACTGGAGAACAGCACCCGCCCCTGGGGCATCGGCAACGCCGAGGGCCGCCGCCTGGGCAGCCGCAACCTGCGCAGGGGCGACCGCGGCGACGACGTACGGGAGCTGCAACGCCTGGCCGACGCCGTCGGGGCGAAGCTCGCCGTCGACGGGATCTTCGGCCCGCGCACCGACGCCTGGGTACGGGCGTACCAGAAGTCCCGGCGCCTGACCATCGACGGGATCGTCGGCCCGAAGACCCTCGCCGCCCTGCGCGCCGACACCCGCTGA
- a CDS encoding SDR family NAD(P)-dependent oxidoreductase → MTGQLAGRNVIVTGGTRGIGRGITLRLATAGANVVACYRTEGGHIETLAQELEKTSGTHRLIRADVTDAEDVERLVGEARSSHRTLHGLVHNAGVISSVPFGELTPEEWHRVVNTSLTAAYLVVNKTLPLMTVGASVVAIGSRVATIGIPLRAHYTAAKAGLVGLMRSLTKELSPQGIRVNVVAPGMIETEEAAQAGSEQRRAYVESHSQRIALRRYGRPEEVADAVAFLLSDQSSYITGETLHVDGGI, encoded by the coding sequence ATGACTGGTCAACTTGCCGGCAGGAACGTCATCGTCACCGGGGGGACCCGGGGAATCGGTCGTGGCATCACTCTCCGGCTGGCCACCGCCGGGGCGAACGTCGTGGCCTGCTACCGCACCGAGGGCGGGCACATCGAGACGCTCGCCCAGGAGCTCGAGAAGACGTCGGGCACCCACCGCCTGATCCGGGCCGACGTGACCGACGCCGAGGACGTCGAGCGGCTCGTCGGCGAGGCCCGGAGCAGCCACCGGACGCTGCACGGCCTGGTGCACAACGCGGGAGTGATCAGCTCGGTGCCGTTCGGCGAGCTGACCCCCGAGGAGTGGCACCGCGTGGTGAACACCAGCCTCACCGCGGCCTACCTCGTCGTCAACAAGACACTGCCGCTGATGACCGTGGGCGCCTCCGTGGTGGCCATCGGCTCCCGGGTGGCCACGATCGGCATCCCGCTGCGGGCCCACTACACCGCGGCGAAGGCGGGACTCGTCGGGCTGATGCGCTCGCTGACCAAGGAGTTGAGCCCGCAGGGCATCCGCGTCAACGTGGTGGCCCCGGGCATGATCGAAACCGAGGAGGCGGCGCAGGCCGGGTCCGAACAGCGGCGGGCGTACGTCGAGAGCCACTCCCAGCGGATCGCCCTGCGGCGCTACGGGCGGCCGGAGGAGGTGGCCGACGCGGTGGCCTTCCTCCTCAGCGACCAGTCCTCCTACATCACCGGGGAGACACTGCACGTCGACGGAGGCATCTGA
- a CDS encoding DinB family protein yields MPTIAWLTWHIGWWWSVATDHAEGRPARQRTEVGWPGEGATVGWLRDLRAGWLAYLDRLTDADLDAAASFPWPADSGHPVAHLLGWVNAELMKNAAEIGQLRLLRAAQAP; encoded by the coding sequence GTGCCCACGATCGCCTGGCTCACCTGGCACATCGGTTGGTGGTGGTCGGTGGCGACGGACCACGCCGAGGGGCGGCCGGCGCGGCAGCGTACCGAGGTCGGGTGGCCTGGGGAGGGCGCGACCGTCGGATGGTTGCGTGACCTGCGGGCGGGGTGGCTCGCGTACCTCGACCGGCTCACCGACGCCGACCTCGACGCCGCCGCCTCGTTCCCGTGGCCGGCGGACTCCGGGCACCCGGTCGCCCACCTGCTCGGCTGGGTCAACGCCGAGTTGATGAAGAACGCCGCGGAAATCGGCCAGCTTCGGCTGCTGCGGGCGGCCCAGGCCCCGTGA
- a CDS encoding MDR family MFS transporter: MATTPAAGTRTGVGLRSERGPVLAAIMLCTGLVAIDATIIATAVPSIVRDLGGFSQFPWLFSIYLLTQAVTVPLYGKFADSLGRRPVMFFGIAMFLLGSVLCGVAWSMPVLIIARAMQGVGAGAVQPISMTMVGDLYTVEERARVQGYLASVWAVASVLGPTLGGVFSDYLSWRWIFFVNLPLGAVAAWVLARQFTERVTRSTHRVDYLGAALLTGGLSLLILGLLEGGVAWPWASGRTLAIFAAGAALLVAFVLAERRAAEPVLPLWVFRRRTLVGGNLASLVVGAVTIGLSSYLPTYAEGVLGTSALVAGFALAALTVGWPIAATLSGRVYLRIGFRDTALIGSVFVIGGTALISLLAADSPLWMTAGGAFVVGVGLGLAASPTLVAVQSVVGWERRGVVTGTNMFSRSLGSAVGAAVFGAIANATLAARFAHPPAEVAGRMPDAADAGSLVVDAHAMEPAVAGYVRGALYDATHHVFLALVVVAVLGVGVLLLMPRRSEPLTFE; the protein is encoded by the coding sequence ATGGCGACGACACCGGCAGCCGGCACCCGGACGGGCGTCGGCCTGCGGTCCGAACGCGGTCCCGTGCTCGCCGCGATCATGCTCTGCACCGGGCTGGTCGCCATCGACGCCACGATCATCGCCACCGCGGTGCCCTCCATCGTGCGCGACCTGGGCGGCTTCTCCCAGTTCCCCTGGCTGTTCTCGATCTACCTGCTCACCCAGGCGGTGACGGTGCCGCTGTACGGCAAGTTCGCCGACTCGCTGGGCCGCAGACCGGTGATGTTCTTCGGCATCGCCATGTTCCTGCTCGGCTCGGTCCTGTGCGGCGTCGCCTGGAGCATGCCCGTACTGATCATCGCGCGGGCCATGCAGGGGGTCGGCGCCGGCGCCGTCCAGCCGATCAGCATGACGATGGTCGGCGACCTCTACACCGTCGAGGAGCGGGCCCGGGTGCAGGGATACCTGGCCAGCGTGTGGGCCGTCGCCTCCGTGCTCGGCCCCACCCTGGGCGGGGTCTTCTCCGACTACCTGTCGTGGCGGTGGATCTTCTTCGTCAACCTGCCGCTCGGGGCGGTCGCCGCGTGGGTGCTGGCCCGCCAGTTCACCGAGCGGGTGACCCGCAGTACGCACAGGGTCGACTACCTCGGGGCCGCCCTGCTCACGGGCGGGCTGTCGCTGCTCATCCTCGGGCTCCTCGAAGGGGGCGTGGCCTGGCCCTGGGCCTCCGGCCGGACGCTGGCGATCTTCGCCGCCGGCGCGGCCCTGCTCGTCGCGTTCGTCCTCGCGGAACGCCGCGCCGCCGAGCCCGTGCTGCCGTTGTGGGTGTTCCGCCGCCGCACGCTCGTCGGCGGAAACCTCGCCTCGCTGGTCGTCGGGGCCGTGACGATCGGGCTGAGCTCGTACCTGCCGACCTACGCCGAGGGCGTGCTCGGCACCAGCGCGCTGGTGGCGGGGTTCGCGCTGGCGGCGCTCACGGTCGGCTGGCCGATAGCGGCCACCCTGTCCGGGCGGGTCTACCTCAGGATCGGGTTCCGCGACACCGCGCTGATCGGCAGCGTGTTCGTCATCGGCGGCACGGCGCTGATCTCGCTGCTGGCGGCGGACTCGCCGCTGTGGATGACCGCCGGGGGCGCCTTCGTCGTCGGCGTCGGGCTCGGCCTGGCCGCCAGCCCGACGCTGGTCGCGGTGCAGTCGGTGGTCGGGTGGGAGCGCCGGGGCGTGGTCACCGGCACCAACATGTTCAGCCGCTCGCTGGGCAGCGCCGTCGGCGCGGCCGTGTTCGGGGCGATCGCGAACGCCACGCTGGCCGCCCGCTTCGCCCACCCGCCCGCCGAGGTCGCCGGGCGGATGCCCGACGCCGCGGACGCCGGCAGCCTCGTGGTCGACGCGCATGCCATGGAACCGGCCGTGGCCGGGTACGTCCGCGGCGCGCTGTACGACGCGACGCACCACGTCTTCCTCGCGCTGGTCGTGGTCGCGGTGCTCGGGGTGGGCGTCCTGCTGCTGATGCCGCGGCGCAGCGAGCCGCTCACGTTCGAGTAG
- a CDS encoding DUF1801 domain-containing protein: MATAKQPVTVPTDASVEDFLAAVPDERRRADARRLCGVLREVTGEPAVMWGPSIVGFGSYRYAYASGRTGDWPLVAFSPRKQQLVVYLVAGFEERHASTLARLGPHKTGKGCLYLRRLDDVDDAALRELVERTVRVHRGVDRASGRAR, encoded by the coding sequence ATGGCGACAGCGAAGCAGCCGGTGACGGTCCCGACCGACGCCAGCGTCGAGGATTTCCTCGCCGCGGTTCCCGACGAGCGGCGGCGGGCCGACGCGCGGCGTCTCTGCGGCGTCCTGCGCGAGGTGACCGGCGAGCCCGCCGTGATGTGGGGGCCGAGCATCGTGGGGTTCGGCAGCTACCGCTACGCCTACGCGAGCGGCCGCACCGGCGACTGGCCGCTGGTGGCCTTCTCGCCCCGCAAGCAGCAGCTCGTCGTCTACCTGGTGGCGGGGTTCGAGGAACGCCACGCGTCGACGCTCGCCCGGCTCGGCCCGCACAAGACAGGAAAGGGCTGCCTCTACCTGCGCCGGCTCGACGACGTCGACGATGCCGCGCTGCGCGAGCTGGTCGAGCGCACGGTGCGGGTGCACCGGGGCGTCGACCGGGCGAGCGGCCGCGCCCGGTAG
- a CDS encoding GNAT family N-acetyltransferase, producing MLIRRETGEDVAAIRAVHGAAFATADAPGDVPVEVGLVDALRASDAWLPALSLVAIDPDGRVVGHVVCTRARVAGEPVALGLGPLGVLPAWQGRGVGSALTHAVLGAADALDEPLVVLLGHPDYYPRFGFRPAVDLGVTPPRPWGPRFFQARPLSAWRPSIRGEFAYAQPFDEL from the coding sequence GTGTTGATCAGGCGGGAGACAGGCGAGGACGTCGCGGCGATCCGGGCGGTGCACGGCGCGGCCTTCGCCACCGCGGACGCACCGGGCGACGTACCGGTGGAGGTGGGGCTGGTCGACGCGCTGCGCGCCAGCGACGCGTGGCTGCCGGCGTTGTCGCTGGTCGCCATCGACCCGGACGGGCGGGTCGTCGGGCACGTGGTGTGCACGCGGGCGCGGGTGGCCGGCGAGCCGGTCGCGCTCGGGCTGGGGCCGCTCGGCGTACTGCCGGCCTGGCAGGGGCGCGGGGTCGGCAGCGCCCTGACACACGCCGTGCTCGGCGCGGCCGACGCGCTGGACGAGCCGCTGGTGGTGCTGCTCGGCCACCCCGACTACTACCCGCGGTTCGGGTTCCGCCCGGCGGTCGACCTCGGCGTCACCCCGCCGCGGCCCTGGGGGCCGCGGTTCTTCCAGGCCCGCCCGCTCAGCGCCTGGCGTCCGTCGATCCGCGGCGAGTTCGCGTACGCCCAGCCGTTCGACGAGCTCTGA
- a CDS encoding serine/threonine protein kinase: MRVPESEDAFVVFGDQDSGCLSYGVEVDGRRWFVKRPRTPAAAASLARALGLHAAVRHAAIVRPEIVLDGADGPVLVYPWQAGTVLNHATVHGPDRMGLARFQTLPLPEARAALATVLDAHVAVAAAGYVAVDLYDGCLLYDFDAHRMRLVDLDEYRPQPFLLASDRLPGSRRYLAPEGFTRGARIDHRTTVFALGRVLHHLLDSPGGWRGTADERAVVHRATRPDPDDRYPDPAALTRAWAEQEQAAAADPWRG; encoded by the coding sequence GTGCGGGTTCCCGAGTCCGAGGACGCCTTCGTCGTCTTCGGCGACCAGGATTCCGGCTGCCTCTCGTACGGCGTGGAGGTGGACGGTCGACGGTGGTTCGTGAAGCGGCCCCGGACGCCCGCCGCGGCCGCGTCGCTGGCCCGCGCGCTCGGGCTGCACGCCGCCGTCCGGCACGCCGCGATCGTGCGTCCCGAGATCGTCCTCGACGGCGCCGACGGCCCCGTCCTGGTGTACCCGTGGCAGGCGGGGACCGTGCTCAACCACGCCACCGTCCACGGGCCGGACCGGATGGGGCTGGCCCGGTTCCAGACCCTGCCCCTGCCCGAGGCGCGGGCGGCGCTGGCGACCGTCCTCGACGCGCACGTCGCCGTCGCCGCTGCCGGGTACGTCGCGGTGGACCTCTACGACGGCTGCCTGCTGTACGACTTCGACGCGCACCGCATGCGCCTGGTCGACCTGGACGAGTACCGGCCGCAGCCGTTCCTGCTCGCCTCCGACCGGCTGCCCGGCTCCCGCCGGTACCTGGCGCCGGAGGGGTTCACCCGCGGAGCGCGGATCGACCACCGGACGACGGTGTTCGCGCTCGGCCGGGTGCTGCACCACCTGCTCGACTCGCCGGGCGGCTGGCGGGGCACCGCCGACGAGCGGGCGGTGGTGCACCGGGCGACCCGGCCGGACCCGGACGACCGGTACCCGGACCCGGCCGCCCTAACCCGGGCGTGGGCCGAACAGGAGCAGGCGGCGGCGGCCGACCCCTGGCGGGGGTGA
- a CDS encoding amino acid ABC transporter ATP-binding protein, whose translation MSTATSAPVSLSVRDVHLAFGANRVLRGASLDVARGGTACVIGPSGSGKSTLLRTINRLLEPDRGDVLLDGRSVLGDDPDALRQRVGMVFQQFNLFPHMTVLRNVTLALRRIRRLGEDEAVQVARAHLERVGLAGKADARPAHLSGGQQQRVAIARALALQPQVMLFDEATSALDPELVKGVLGIMAELSAGGMTMVVVTHEMGFAREVADTVAFMDGGVVLEAGEPAAIFERPEHPRLRRFLSQVL comes from the coding sequence ATGAGCACCGCCACGAGCGCGCCGGTCAGCCTGAGCGTCCGCGACGTGCACCTCGCCTTCGGCGCCAACCGGGTGTTGCGCGGCGCGAGCCTGGACGTCGCCCGGGGCGGCACGGCGTGCGTCATCGGGCCGTCCGGATCCGGCAAGTCCACGCTGCTGCGCACCATCAACCGCCTGCTCGAGCCCGACCGGGGTGACGTGCTGCTGGACGGGCGCAGCGTGCTGGGCGACGACCCGGACGCGCTGCGCCAGCGAGTCGGCATGGTCTTCCAGCAGTTCAACCTGTTCCCGCACATGACCGTGCTGCGCAACGTCACGCTGGCGCTGCGCCGGATCAGGCGCCTCGGCGAGGACGAGGCCGTGCAGGTGGCCCGCGCCCACCTGGAGCGGGTCGGGCTGGCCGGCAAGGCCGACGCCCGGCCGGCGCACCTGTCCGGCGGGCAGCAGCAGCGGGTGGCGATCGCCCGGGCGCTGGCGTTGCAGCCGCAGGTGATGCTCTTCGACGAGGCGACGTCGGCGCTGGACCCGGAGCTGGTCAAGGGCGTGCTGGGCATCATGGCGGAGCTGTCGGCGGGCGGAATGACCATGGTGGTGGTGACCCACGAGATGGGCTTCGCCCGCGAGGTCGCCGACACGGTGGCGTTCATGGACGGCGGCGTGGTGCTGGAGGCCGGCGAGCCCGCCGCGATCTTCGAGCGCCCCGAGCACCCGCGGCTGCGCCGCTTCCTCTCCCAGGTGCTCTGA